One window of the Ignavibacteriales bacterium genome contains the following:
- a CDS encoding cohesin domain-containing protein, whose translation MRTFYFLTVMMVLLMIATVGIKAQSSTIDIGNVDPAYKGQVITVPISVHNFISVGAYQFKVNFNPGDLELVKEVDSGSPLYNIGDIYATDMATANTNGGHLTIAWASATTMSHSDGTLLELKFYVLSTASSPSNITVTDAIVATAGGGNMLLGSTDGKVTIYSLQTPTIQKIANGTKLDLYCENFISYAGFNLTLTYDAVKYTGTPTITFPNAGITGTGYLEKNVQSGKIVIAWIYSGYPIDAITLGTNGSGVLASIDFGQTVTVSASDFPSLTATARTTEAVPKDMVAGPESPTATMKLGTVLNAVSGSVVTIPILVTNFNNLGAFQFTINFNSSKLELAETPSKTLISGGIMTSSVGLDPNGVSGPNPWDASGTLTIAWASGTPINFGDGTLMNLKFKVLQSTATSADFDNLSFSPGSIVVDQNGANILKAGYPAGGKIVFQQPGTPTFTLGSGTVAPGGTINLPITTTNFIGVGFTIHVNVPANFTISNSDITYPDAVSSIGYVDKNVNGGTDVALTWIYTGAATTGSLPDNSTVANLVFHYTAGSTTVGSVSATFASATMRGLVGTDPNGLITATTTNGTITFTSPAINVKAKVLLQGPNSGGVMTTALNSGGLIPLNSATAYNATTFGYTAETVTSIPNANVVDWVLVELRTGTASSTKVETQPAFLLKDGSIVDVNGSSDLAFSVATTGSYYIVVRHRNHLAVISSTAVSLPNGTVYDLGIMTCGDTDGSGVIDVTDRANTWNARNTSGVYDGNDTDLSGVVDVTDRANTWNNRNLQTLVP comes from the coding sequence AGTACTATCGATATAGGTAATGTTGATCCTGCTTATAAGGGACAGGTAATAACTGTTCCGATAAGTGTTCATAACTTTATCAGTGTAGGTGCGTACCAATTTAAAGTAAACTTTAATCCAGGGGATTTGGAGCTGGTTAAGGAAGTGGATTCTGGCAGTCCCCTTTATAATATTGGGGATATCTACGCAACCGACATGGCGACAGCAAATACAAACGGAGGACATCTTACTATTGCATGGGCCTCCGCTACTACGATGTCGCATTCTGATGGTACATTGTTGGAACTTAAATTCTATGTCTTATCAACAGCATCATCTCCTTCTAATATTACGGTTACTGACGCCATAGTTGCCACGGCTGGTGGTGGTAATATGTTGTTGGGATCGACAGATGGCAAAGTAACGATTTACTCGCTACAAACTCCAACAATACAAAAGATTGCCAATGGCACTAAATTAGATTTGTATTGTGAGAATTTTATTAGCTATGCCGGTTTTAATTTAACACTGACGTATGATGCTGTGAAGTATACCGGTACACCAACTATTACATTTCCGAATGCTGGTATCACCGGCACCGGCTATCTTGAGAAAAATGTACAAAGTGGTAAAATAGTTATTGCTTGGATTTATTCTGGATATCCTATAGATGCAATTACGTTGGGCACAAATGGATCCGGCGTGCTGGCTTCCATTGATTTTGGCCAAACGGTTACTGTATCAGCATCAGATTTTCCAAGTCTCACAGCTACTGCACGTACAACTGAAGCTGTCCCAAAAGACATGGTAGCTGGCCCCGAATCTCCAACTGCGACTATGAAGCTGGGAACAGTACTCAACGCGGTATCTGGTTCGGTTGTAACTATTCCGATTTTGGTTACGAATTTTAACAATCTCGGTGCTTTTCAGTTTACAATAAATTTTAATTCCAGTAAGTTAGAGCTTGCAGAAACTCCAAGCAAGACCTTAATATCCGGTGGAATAATGACCTCGAGCGTTGGACTAGATCCAAATGGTGTGTCAGGTCCTAATCCATGGGATGCAAGCGGTACATTGACAATAGCATGGGCTTCAGGTACGCCTATAAATTTTGGCGATGGTACACTGATGAATTTGAAGTTCAAGGTATTGCAAAGCACTGCTACTTCTGCGGATTTTGATAATCTATCTTTCTCGCCGGGCAGCATAGTAGTTGATCAGAACGGCGCTAACATTTTAAAAGCTGGATATCCGGCAGGTGGGAAGATAGTGTTCCAACAGCCAGGAACACCTACGTTTACACTTGGATCGGGCACTGTTGCCCCTGGTGGAACGATTAATCTTCCCATTACAACTACTAATTTTATAGGTGTAGGTTTTACAATCCATGTAAACGTACCTGCAAACTTTACTATTAGTAATTCGGATATTACATATCCTGATGCTGTTAGTTCCATTGGTTATGTTGACAAGAATGTAAATGGTGGCACAGACGTAGCATTGACTTGGATTTACACAGGCGCTGCAACGACCGGCTCCTTACCGGATAATTCTACGGTAGCTAATCTGGTATTTCATTATACTGCCGGATCAACCACTGTTGGAAGTGTTTCGGCAACATTTGCGAGTGCAACTATGAGAGGTTTAGTTGGAACTGATCCTAATGGTCTCATTACTGCTACTACAACGAATGGGACAATTACTTTCACTTCTCCGGCTATAAACGTAAAGGCAAAGGTATTACTACAGGGTCCGAATAGCGGTGGTGTTATGACAACAGCGTTGAATAGCGGTGGACTCATTCCATTGAATTCAGCCACTGCATATAATGCAACGACATTCGGATATACTGCGGAAACAGTTACGTCAATTCCTAATGCAAACGTCGTAGATTGGGTGTTAGTTGAATTGAGAACCGGTACAGCATCATCGACGAAGGTTGAAACACAGCCTGCATTTTTATTAAAGGATGGTTCAATTGTCGATGTTAACGGTTCAAGCGACTTAGCATTTAGCGTTGCGACAACTGGTAGCTATTATATTGTTGTCAGACATAGAAATCATCTGGCTGTAATATCTTCTACTGCTGTGTCATTGCCAAATGGTACTGTTTATGATCTTGGAATAATGACATGCGGAGATACAGATGGCAGCGGTGTTATTGACGTAACCGATAGAGCGAATACTTGGAATGCTAGAAATACATCTGGCGTGTACGATGGGAATGATACTGATTTATCGGGTGTCGTGGATGTAACTGACAGGGCCAATACATGGAACAATAGGAATCTTCAGACTCTAGTTCCATAA
- a CDS encoding T9SS type A sorting domain-containing protein has protein sequence MNKLKVILACVLIVFATSIAGAQTLELTVANQHYSGTSFIFDIYMQATVGTVYPNGADLVLTFTSANFTSPTCTKGAIGTFVLNNTVGDLTSSLGGSVGALYRSKVATSINGSEIIINVDGVGISDQPTFDSDVAKIDNVAYKFGTYTITGISNASGTMGLAWKTSGGGVVTKVYTMATTSTWATTLVTLSTPAITNGALPVEMTSLTGSAQGTNMAILRWSTATESNNSGFDVERRAEGGSWAKVAFVAGAGTSSSPKEYSYQDKVGAGVFMYRLKQIDNTGAFKYSSSVEVNVGVAGKVLQMGNYPNPFNPSTEIQFSVPEDGFATLKVFNMLGQEVATLFSGVAKAGHYVSATFNANRFASGVYLSRLEYNGKSMVQRMLLAK, from the coding sequence ATGAATAAATTAAAAGTGATTTTGGCCTGCGTGCTGATTGTCTTTGCTACTAGCATTGCCGGTGCTCAAACACTGGAATTGACAGTTGCAAATCAGCATTATTCAGGAACATCGTTTATATTTGACATATATATGCAGGCGACTGTTGGTACGGTATATCCTAATGGTGCTGACCTGGTGCTGACATTTACTTCAGCTAACTTTACAAGCCCGACTTGCACAAAAGGTGCAATTGGAACCTTCGTGTTAAACAACACTGTTGGAGACTTAACATCAAGTCTAGGTGGGTCGGTTGGTGCTCTGTATCGTTCAAAAGTTGCAACCTCAATTAATGGTAGTGAAATTATCATTAACGTCGATGGAGTAGGAATTAGTGATCAACCAACATTTGATTCTGATGTTGCGAAAATTGATAACGTTGCTTATAAATTTGGGACGTATACAATTACCGGAATATCGAATGCATCCGGAACTATGGGTCTAGCATGGAAGACATCAGGTGGTGGTGTTGTAACTAAGGTGTACACAATGGCTACAACCTCAACTTGGGCTACAACACTAGTTACGCTATCAACACCTGCGATAACGAACGGTGCTCTTCCAGTTGAGATGACTTCATTAACTGGATCTGCTCAAGGCACAAACATGGCAATTTTGAGATGGAGTACTGCCACGGAATCCAATAACAGCGGTTTCGATGTTGAACGCAGAGCTGAAGGTGGTTCGTGGGCAAAGGTTGCTTTTGTAGCTGGTGCCGGAACAAGCAGCTCTCCAAAAGAGTACTCGTATCAGGATAAAGTCGGCGCGGGCGTATTTATGTATCGCCTAAAGCAAATCGACAATACTGGTGCCTTTAAGTACTCCAGCAGCGTTGAAGTCAATGTTGGTGTTGCAGGAAAAGTGTTGCAAATGGGAAATTATCCTAATCCATTCAATCCTTCAACAGAGATTCAGTTCTCTGTGCCGGAAGATGGATTTGCGACGCTGAAGGTGTTCAACATGTTAGGTCAGGAAGTTGCGACACTGTTTAGCGGTGTTGCAAAAGCCGGGCATTACGTGTCGGCAACATTTAACGCAAACAGGTTTGCATCTGGCGTCTATCTCTCGCGGTTAGAATATAACGGCAAGAGTATGGTACAGCGGATGCTTCTTGCGAAGTAA
- a CDS encoding T9SS type A sorting domain-containing protein gives MYVKSINNLIRIGILCIILFHSSYSQGLTLTLNPPSVMVRYYSYTVPIRVTNFNNVCAFQFDVVFNNANLYLETAPIYSFSGGIQSSTDVNTANTNGRLVIAWISGSPLNYGTGDLISLKFNVNSNATIGSDSLEFANGIVADVNSISLNPQFYGSPINITPYGTVVGGIFAGTNTLIIKFQPSINITGAFTSGNFGIRWLTSLGAGVTLSGETGSFGYNHQGVKATSDSYDYITYASTTSIASTTYTAGTEYTLMTVTVSGGTGTGAFELCPSGFAGDAGQWSITLGGSDKAPAPASWYYKNSVGSVLLPVEITSLTVAAQGVNSTIIKWSTATEVNNNGFDVERRAEGSTAWVKVGFVAGAGICNSPREYSYKDANLAPGVYDYRLRQIDNDGSFKYSASAEVNVGVAGKVLGLMNYPNPFNPTTQIEFSLPEDGYASLKVYNMLGQQVATLFSGVAKTGHYIPAVFNASKLASGVYLARLEYNGRSMIQRMLLAK, from the coding sequence ATGTATGTAAAATCCATTAATAATCTAATACGTATCGGCATTCTTTGCATAATATTATTTCATTCCAGCTATTCCCAGGGATTAACTTTAACATTAAATCCACCTAGCGTCATGGTGCGATATTATTCCTATACTGTTCCGATCAGGGTCACTAATTTTAATAATGTATGTGCATTTCAATTTGATGTTGTATTCAATAACGCGAATTTATATTTAGAGACCGCGCCAATCTATTCTTTTTCGGGTGGAATTCAAAGCTCAACCGATGTAAACACAGCGAATACGAATGGGCGTTTAGTAATTGCATGGATATCTGGGTCTCCCTTAAATTATGGTACCGGAGACCTCATCAGTCTAAAGTTTAATGTGAACTCGAATGCAACCATCGGCAGCGATTCTCTTGAATTTGCAAACGGTATCGTTGCAGACGTGAATTCAATTTCATTAAACCCTCAATTTTATGGCTCACCAATAAACATCACTCCTTATGGAACTGTCGTGGGTGGGATTTTTGCCGGTACTAACACACTTATAATCAAATTCCAACCAAGCATAAATATTACAGGCGCATTTACTTCGGGTAATTTTGGCATAAGATGGCTCACTTCACTTGGTGCTGGAGTCACTTTGAGCGGTGAAACAGGCTCTTTTGGATATAACCATCAAGGCGTTAAAGCCACGAGCGATTCTTACGATTATATCACATACGCATCAACAACCAGTATCGCATCTACAACTTATACAGCTGGTACAGAATATACGCTTATGACAGTAACTGTAAGCGGCGGCACTGGAACTGGTGCTTTTGAACTTTGTCCATCCGGATTTGCCGGCGATGCTGGCCAGTGGTCTATCACCTTAGGCGGCAGTGACAAAGCTCCTGCTCCGGCAAGCTGGTATTATAAAAATTCTGTTGGTTCTGTTCTTCTTCCGGTTGAAATCACTTCCCTTACAGTCGCCGCGCAAGGTGTGAATAGTACGATCATAAAATGGAGCACTGCCACAGAGGTCAATAATAATGGCTTCGATGTTGAACGCAGGGCAGAAGGATCAACAGCATGGGTAAAAGTTGGTTTTGTTGCCGGTGCTGGAATATGCAACTCGCCAAGAGAGTACAGTTATAAAGATGCCAACCTTGCCCCGGGTGTGTATGACTATCGCTTACGTCAGATTGATAATGATGGATCCTTCAAGTACTCCGCCAGTGCTGAAGTGAATGTTGGTGTTGCTGGAAAAGTACTCGGGCTTATGAATTATCCAAATCCATTCAATCCAACAACTCAGATTGAGTTCTCTCTGCCGGAAGATGGTTATGCTTCGCTGAAAGTGTATAATATGTTAGGCCAGCAAGTAGCGACACTGTTTAGCGGTGTAGCGAAAACCGGGCATTATATTCCAGCAGTATTTAATGCGAGTAAGCTGGCATCAGGCGTTTATCTGGCACGGTTAGAATATAACGGCAGGAGTATGATACAAAGGATGCTTCTTGCAAAGTAG